TCGGTTCGTCGAGTACGAGTATCCGCGCCGACATCGAAAGCGCCTTTGCGATCTCGACGAGCTGCTGCTGTCCGGGCGAGAGTTTCTCGACGAGGGTCGTCGCGGGGACATCGAGCCCGACGCTCGCCATCAACTCCTCTGCCCTGCAGGTGATCGCCTGGTTCCGGAGGATTCTGAGGGGCGACAAGGTCATCTCGCGCCCCAGGAAGATGTTCGAGGCGATGTCGAGGTTGTCCGCCAGGTTCAACTCCTGGTGGATGATCGAAATCCCAAGCGCGAGTGAGTCCTCCACTCCCGAGATGGGCGCCGGCCGGCCTTCGATGCAGATGCTTCCATCGTCTGCGGGGTATATCCCGGCGAGGATGCGCATGAGAGTGGATTTCCCCGCGCCGTTCTCGCCTATCAGCCCCAGGATCTCGCCCGGGTACAACTCGAGGTTCACGCGGTCGAGCGCCTGCACTCCCGGGAAGCGCTTCGTGATGCCCTCCATCCGGAGCAGAGGCTGAGGTTCGGTCTCGGAAATATCGCGCGTACTTCCGGTCTCCCGTCTGCGGTCTGCCGTCTGCCCTACCTCCCCGTCATCTTCTTCAACTCGGCCCAGAACGAGTCAACGTTGGCCCTGCTGATGACTCGGACGCCCGTGTCCACGACCTTGTTCTCGGGAATCTTCGCGTCCTCGCCGCGAGCCAGGGCAGCCAGGATTCTCATTGACTCGTAGCCGAACTGGTAGGGCTTCTGCACCACCGTCGAGAAGACGACGCCGTCCTTCACGCCCTGCAGAGTCGCGGCTTCCTCGTCGAAGCAGACGATGCGGATCTTTCCCGCCTTGCCCGATGACTTGACCGCCTCCGCGATGGCGGGGCCGTTGTAGCTCCACAGGCCCATGAACCCGGCGATGTCGGGGTACTTCACCATCGCGTCCTCGACGTTCGATTTCGCCTTGGCGTGGTCGGTGTTGTCAGTCAGGGTGCCGATGATCTGAACTTTCGATCCCTTGACCGCATCCTCTATGCCCTTCTTACGGTCTGCCGCGTTCTGCGCGTCGAGGGTGCCGA
This genomic stretch from Armatimonadota bacterium harbors:
- a CDS encoding sugar-binding protein: MKRICLWILACLLALSALSCGKQTGGKGDVPSVAFVTNNVSDFWMIAKAGVAAGEKDFNVKCEFRMPPQGTSAEQKQIIEDLLVKGVTGIAISPRDPANQTDVLNTAARSVNLICMDSDAPKSERICYVGTDNYNAGRAAGDEIKKALPNGGKVLLFVGTLDAQNAADRKKGIEDAVKGSKVQIIGTLTDNTDHAKAKSNVEDAMVKYPDIAGFMGLWSYNGPAIAEAVKSSGKAGKIRIVCFDEEAATLQGVKDGVVFSTVVQKPYQFGYESMRILAALARGEDAKIPENKVVDTGVRVISRANVDSFWAELKKMTGR